Proteins encoded within one genomic window of Phototrophicus methaneseepsis:
- a CDS encoding ATP-dependent DNA helicase: MATTPETIRRIDEQILRSDAAICRHIENLDALGRGAVSQDVLSNLRTFVEHTMFKIYAHTNDTTYDYSHIEQAISFVKTMAQLKFLSRFHAYLQIVASHYTLDPEDSERVMLKYYEFMLEIKYYLKTYFNLDVLSNLDQFPLNTDRNLQEYYEKIVEKLIRRNRRTDINISENDRYYIHKIKPFFVNHQIYYEVTFIPATGKASKFDRVIAFTTLDISKYYAVKLWTVKDDITILGKTMPIFIIVNWQVAIRPIEIERFSNIFGEDLRNYAGSAEGRGLMQFLSKTGFNLVELMGFEDSHYQRIRLHVLEAFNAKVSHLFDIFDRCRVIIRNNRSGGNILRYLLYHMNNKILTDQIGDENGMLSDLHLQYGCIPFDKMPFNTSLLHHNPRLGDLFDCLDATNRMHEVLARYVLVNTEKRGQLYTPKAELERFGDIDRLVNTFNSLLYHKPRHQARRIETRNRHYYIQGYENDTVDIIQKLIKLSAGGLQNYTSYVDGWLASDSSHVDCEEKKAALQQMFAQSSVALIYGSAGTGKSTLINHVSSLFKNLSKLYLANTNPAVDNMKRRVTVQTADTDFMTIAKFLPSQNIRTKYDILVIDECSTVNNRDMKAILEKAEFELLVLVGDIYQIEAIEFGNWFSAAKGFLPPTSSCELIKPYRSRQNEELQTLWNRVRNMDHRVVETIARNQYSATLDASLFAPAKPDEIILCLNYDGLYGINNINRFLQQANPNPAVPWGLQLYKVGDPILFNESDRFKPIIYNNVKGLIAGIQLIGDQIQFDIEVDKQINGLEARYYDFELLENSVAGHSVIRFTVDDHRRIDENREMPITAVVPFQVAYAVSIHKAQGLEFNSVKIVITDEIEDHITHSIFYTAITRAKEKLKIYWTPEVGQRILSTIKPRNIKRDIEFLKAALRERTLT; the protein is encoded by the coding sequence GTGGCTACTACGCCCGAAACAATCAGACGAATCGACGAGCAAATACTCAGAAGCGACGCCGCTATTTGCCGCCACATCGAAAACCTTGACGCTTTGGGCAGAGGTGCTGTCTCGCAGGACGTTCTTTCCAACTTGCGGACTTTTGTGGAGCATACGATGTTCAAAATCTATGCTCATACCAATGATACTACCTACGACTATTCCCACATTGAGCAAGCTATCAGCTTTGTGAAAACAATGGCACAGCTTAAATTCCTGTCACGGTTTCACGCCTATTTGCAGATTGTTGCTTCTCATTACACACTCGATCCCGAGGACTCAGAGCGGGTAATGCTGAAATATTATGAATTCATGCTGGAAATCAAGTATTACTTGAAAACCTACTTTAACCTTGATGTGCTTTCAAACCTTGACCAATTCCCGCTGAACACCGATAGAAACCTGCAAGAATATTACGAAAAGATAGTTGAAAAACTTATCCGCAGAAATCGTCGCACGGACATTAATATTTCTGAAAATGATAGATATTACATTCATAAAATAAAGCCGTTTTTTGTGAACCATCAGATTTATTACGAAGTAACTTTTATCCCCGCTACGGGCAAGGCGAGTAAATTTGACCGCGTTATTGCTTTCACTACGCTGGATATCTCTAAATACTATGCCGTCAAACTCTGGACGGTAAAGGATGACATTACGATTCTCGGCAAAACAATGCCAATCTTTATCATCGTAAACTGGCAGGTTGCAATACGACCAATTGAGATAGAGCGGTTCTCTAATATATTTGGAGAGGATTTGCGAAACTATGCTGGTTCCGCCGAGGGGCGTGGCTTGATGCAGTTCTTATCTAAAACAGGCTTTAACCTTGTGGAATTAATGGGTTTTGAGGATTCTCATTATCAGCGGATTCGCTTGCATGTGCTTGAGGCATTCAATGCTAAGGTCAGCCACCTGTTTGATATCTTCGACCGTTGCCGCGTGATTATTCGCAACAACCGTTCAGGCGGCAATATCCTGCGGTATTTGCTTTACCATATGAACAACAAAATACTCACTGACCAAATTGGCGATGAAAACGGAATGCTGTCTGATTTGCACCTTCAATATGGCTGTATCCCGTTTGATAAAATGCCTTTTAACACCTCGCTCCTTCACCACAATCCACGCCTCGGAGATTTGTTTGATTGCCTCGATGCGACAAATAGAATGCACGAGGTACTTGCACGGTACGTACTTGTGAATACTGAGAAGCGAGGACAACTCTATACTCCGAAGGCAGAACTGGAGCGTTTTGGAGACATCGATAGGCTCGTTAACACATTCAATAGTCTACTATACCACAAGCCACGACATCAAGCTCGCCGGATAGAGACACGCAACAGGCATTATTACATACAAGGGTATGAGAACGACACTGTCGATATTATCCAGAAACTCATTAAGTTATCGGCGGGAGGTCTTCAAAACTACACCAGCTATGTTGACGGTTGGCTTGCTTCAGATAGTAGCCATGTGGACTGTGAGGAGAAAAAAGCGGCTCTGCAACAAATGTTCGCTCAGTCATCGGTAGCCTTAATCTATGGCTCGGCTGGTACAGGAAAATCTACCCTAATTAATCATGTTTCCAGTCTATTCAAGAATCTGAGCAAGCTGTACTTGGCAAACACCAATCCCGCTGTAGACAATATGAAGCGCAGGGTAACCGTCCAAACCGCCGATACAGATTTTATGACTATTGCAAAGTTTCTGCCGAGTCAGAACATCAGAACCAAATACGATATTCTGGTTATTGATGAATGCAGCACGGTCAACAACCGTGATATGAAAGCGATTCTCGAAAAAGCCGAGTTCGAGCTACTGGTGCTTGTTGGAGATATTTATCAAATAGAAGCCATTGAGTTCGGAAACTGGTTTAGTGCAGCAAAAGGATTCTTGCCCCCCACATCATCTTGTGAACTTATAAAACCATACAGAAGTCGTCAGAATGAGGAATTACAGACGCTCTGGAATAGGGTGCGCAATATGGACCATAGAGTCGTCGAGACTATTGCGCGGAATCAATACTCGGCTACCCTTGATGCCTCGCTGTTCGCTCCTGCTAAGCCTGATGAGATAATTTTGTGCCTAAACTATGACGGGCTATACGGGATAAACAATATCAACCGTTTTTTGCAGCAAGCCAATCCGAACCCTGCTGTTCCTTGGGGACTGCAACTTTATAAAGTCGGCGACCCGATATTGTTTAACGAATCTGATCGTTTTAAGCCTATTATTTATAACAACGTAAAAGGCTTGATAGCAGGTATTCAGCTTATTGGTGACCAAATTCAATTTGACATAGAAGTTGACAAGCAAATTAATGGTTTAGAGGCGCGATACTATGATTTTGAACTTTTGGAGAACTCGGTAGCGGGACACTCAGTTATTCGCTTTACGGTAGATGATCATAGAAGAATTGATGAAAACCGTGAAATGCCGATTACCGCTGTTGTGCCATTCCAAGTCGCCTATGCCGTATCCATTCACAAGGCACAGGGCTTAGAATTTAACTCTGTAAAAATCGTCATCACTGATGAAATCGAAGACCATATTACACATAGTATTTTCTACACGGCTATTACCCGTGCAAAGGAAAAACTCAAAATATACTGGACACCGGAGGTGGGGCAAAGGATACTAAGCACTATCAAACCGAGAAATATCAAAAGAGACATTGAGTTTTTAAAAGCTGCTTTGCGCGAGCGGACTTTGACATAA
- a CDS encoding heavy metal translocating P-type ATPase yields MATQQITLPITGMTCAMCEKNVTRALQKTEGVAEVQLNLATDKAMVTFDAATATTQDLVDHVQAAGYGVATASIDLPITGMTCAMCEKNVTRALQKPTGVLDVQVNLATERAHVTYIPGVVRRSDLITAVENAGYGVVDTSAVDAPEDAEAAAREAEIQRQKRLVIIGTVLTIPLVVLSMTRHFLHSVPFLMQTFPWLMDDAWLFIFGAMATPVYIILGRQYISGAIKSVRNGTANMDVLVALGSTAAYVYGIVVLLGIALGFSDVVGKDDYFESAAVILTLITLGKLLEARAKGRTSEAIKKLIGLTPKTAILWRDGVEQEIAVDAVVAGDQLIVRPGSKIPVDAVVVEGRSSVDESMLTGESMPVSKDIGANVIGGTVNKQGRLIVEATRVGAETALAQIIRLVEQAQGSRAPIQRVADRASAYFVPTVLVLAAVTFAYWFFFAQIGLPGATLNAIAVLVIACPCALGLATPTAIMVGMGRGAEMGILFRNSEALESAQQLDVIALDKTGTITQGQPRVTQIITAEGVAEDDLLRLAATVERASEHPLADAIVQAAQHLTLGQPDQFEAIAGNGVQAWVDGKEVSVGSPRFMAQHGLELGVYQAQIDAMQAKAQTAVVVSVDGVAQGVIGIADTIKSTSREAIAQLQALGLEVVMLTGDNQQTAQAIAREAGITQVIADVLPGDKAQAVQKLQADNKRVGMVGDGVNDAPALAQANVGIAIGTGTDIAIEASDVTLMSGDLSGVPRAIALSKATMRTIYQNLFWAFVYNIILVPVAMAGQLIPMFAAAAMAFSSVFVVTNSLRLRGKKIGKDLPSTQASSELQPAKVAAGD; encoded by the coding sequence ATGGCGACACAGCAGATAACGTTGCCTATCACGGGCATGACCTGCGCCATGTGTGAGAAGAACGTCACCCGCGCCCTGCAAAAGACAGAAGGCGTTGCGGAAGTTCAGTTAAATTTGGCGACCGATAAGGCAATGGTGACCTTTGATGCTGCTACGGCCACGACTCAGGACCTGGTGGATCACGTCCAGGCTGCCGGGTACGGTGTCGCGACAGCCAGTATTGATTTGCCTATCACGGGCATGACCTGCGCCATGTGCGAGAAGAATGTCACCCGCGCCCTGCAAAAGCCGACTGGCGTGCTCGATGTGCAGGTGAACCTAGCGACGGAACGCGCTCATGTCACCTATATCCCCGGTGTGGTGCGCCGCAGTGATTTGATTACAGCCGTAGAGAATGCGGGCTATGGCGTGGTGGACACCAGCGCTGTGGATGCGCCGGAAGATGCTGAAGCAGCCGCGCGTGAGGCGGAAATCCAGCGGCAGAAACGGCTCGTAATTATCGGGACCGTATTGACAATTCCGCTGGTTGTCCTGAGTATGACGCGCCACTTCCTGCATAGTGTGCCTTTCTTGATGCAGACTTTCCCCTGGCTTATGGATGATGCCTGGTTGTTCATCTTTGGCGCGATGGCGACCCCTGTCTATATCATCCTGGGTCGTCAGTACATCAGTGGTGCGATCAAATCGGTGCGGAATGGCACAGCCAATATGGACGTCCTGGTCGCTTTAGGGTCTACAGCAGCTTACGTCTATGGCATTGTGGTTTTATTGGGGATCGCCCTAGGCTTTAGCGATGTGGTCGGCAAAGACGATTACTTCGAATCCGCTGCCGTCATCCTGACGCTGATCACGCTCGGTAAATTGTTGGAAGCACGCGCCAAGGGTCGCACCAGTGAAGCGATTAAAAAGCTCATTGGCCTGACGCCTAAGACTGCTATTTTATGGCGCGATGGCGTGGAACAGGAAATCGCCGTTGATGCTGTGGTGGCTGGTGATCAACTCATCGTACGCCCCGGGTCCAAAATCCCTGTCGATGCGGTCGTCGTTGAGGGACGTTCCAGCGTGGATGAATCTATGCTCACAGGCGAGAGTATGCCCGTCTCCAAAGATATTGGCGCGAATGTGATTGGCGGCACCGTCAATAAACAGGGTCGCCTGATTGTAGAGGCAACCCGCGTGGGTGCTGAAACGGCGCTGGCACAGATTATCCGGTTGGTGGAGCAGGCGCAGGGCTCACGTGCCCCGATCCAGCGCGTGGCAGATCGTGCTTCAGCTTACTTTGTGCCCACTGTGCTTGTTCTGGCAGCGGTCACGTTCGCATATTGGTTCTTCTTCGCACAGATTGGCCTACCAGGGGCGACTTTGAATGCTATCGCCGTGCTGGTGATTGCGTGCCCGTGTGCCTTAGGCTTGGCGACACCGACAGCGATTATGGTCGGTATGGGGCGTGGCGCTGAGATGGGTATTTTGTTCCGCAACAGCGAAGCGCTTGAAAGCGCCCAGCAGCTCGATGTAATTGCGCTGGATAAGACGGGTACGATTACGCAGGGGCAGCCACGCGTCACACAAATTATCACAGCGGAGGGCGTCGCTGAAGATGATCTACTGCGGCTGGCAGCGACTGTCGAGCGGGCCAGTGAGCATCCTCTGGCTGATGCTATTGTTCAGGCAGCGCAGCACTTAACTTTAGGCCAGCCAGATCAATTTGAGGCGATTGCGGGCAATGGTGTGCAAGCCTGGGTTGACGGTAAGGAAGTGAGTGTTGGCAGTCCGCGCTTTATGGCACAACATGGTCTGGAACTGGGCGTGTACCAGGCGCAAATTGATGCGATGCAGGCGAAAGCTCAAACAGCGGTTGTTGTGAGCGTCGATGGTGTGGCCCAGGGTGTGATTGGCATTGCCGATACGATTAAATCGACCTCGCGTGAGGCTATCGCACAGTTGCAAGCGCTTGGCCTGGAAGTGGTCATGCTGACAGGTGATAACCAGCAGACAGCTCAGGCTATCGCCAGGGAAGCGGGCATCACGCAGGTGATTGCTGATGTGCTGCCGGGTGATAAAGCGCAAGCTGTGCAGAAGCTGCAAGCGGATAACAAGCGCGTCGGCATGGTCGGCGATGGCGTCAATGATGCTCCGGCACTGGCACAGGCGAATGTCGGCATTGCGATTGGCACTGGCACGGATATTGCCATCGAGGCCAGTGATGTGACCCTCATGAGTGGCGACCTCAGCGGCGTGCCGCGTGCGATTGCGCTCAGCAAGGCCACCATGCGCACCATCTACCAGAATTTGTTCTGGGCGTTTGTGTACAATATCATCCTTGTGCCGGTGGCGATGGCGGGTCAACTCATCCCGATGTTCGCCGCCGCGGCGATGGCCTTCTCGTCAGTCTTTGTAGTGACCAACAGTCTCAGGCTCCGGGGCAAAAAGATCGGCAAGGATTTGCCGTCGACACAGGCTTCTAGTGAGCTACAGCCTGCGAAGGTCGCTGCTGGCGATTAA
- a CDS encoding metal-sensing transcriptional repressor — protein MDDMKDHVHIGDRSEHNKQTLNRIRRLKGQLDSLERMIEADEGTCEDRVIRARTIEKGVTSLIRNLVSCYMDNTARHEMVDDPDKVVADMTRIIELLNK, from the coding sequence ATGGATGACATGAAAGATCACGTCCATATTGGGGATCGCAGTGAGCATAACAAGCAGACCCTGAATCGTATTCGCCGCTTGAAAGGCCAGCTTGATTCCTTAGAGCGTATGATTGAGGCCGATGAGGGCACCTGTGAAGATCGTGTCATCCGGGCACGGACCATCGAGAAGGGCGTTACCAGTCTCATCCGCAATCTGGTTTCTTGCTATATGGATAATACGGCACGTCACGAGATGGTTGATGATCCTGATAAGGTCGTTGCTGATATGACGCGCATCATCGAGCTGCTTAACAAATAG
- a CDS encoding DUF302 domain-containing protein — MMVTAEKYGLKKTLSIDFDAAEAKVLAALKEQGFGILTEINVQNTLKQKLDVDMARYKILGACNPPLAHKALQAETEVGLLLPCNVVIYEDAQAGNTVVMAIDPMTMVQISDNEALQDVAVEAKARLEKALAAL, encoded by the coding sequence ATGATGGTCACAGCAGAGAAGTATGGTCTTAAAAAGACATTATCCATAGATTTTGATGCGGCTGAGGCGAAAGTCCTTGCTGCCCTCAAGGAACAGGGCTTCGGCATTTTGACGGAGATTAACGTCCAGAATACCTTAAAGCAGAAGCTGGATGTGGATATGGCGCGTTATAAAATCCTGGGAGCATGTAACCCGCCACTGGCTCATAAAGCGCTCCAGGCAGAAACTGAAGTTGGGCTGCTGCTGCCATGCAACGTGGTCATTTATGAAGATGCCCAGGCAGGCAATACGGTTGTGATGGCTATTGACCCCATGACAATGGTCCAGATTAGCGACAATGAGGCCCTGCAAGATGTCGCTGTCGAGGCGAAAGCCCGCCTGGAGAAAGCTCTCGCTGCCCTTTAA
- a CDS encoding SH3 domain-containing protein, which translates to MRLKWFLWILLMMTVPAMAQETTCLLTQQATIAEAGGWCQGLSTGEMCYGDGGLQVLDIDGTALPAGAAGDRLRLSELSLVSSQIRETAWGMALLQTQALGATSGSPQMLAFAILGAATLTNDAPEQVAYLYAPITPEQGANLRSGPGEQYRQLGAIAQNESVLLTGRSADGLWLRMQRANGSAGWLVTSAVLADTSELPTVTVDDMAPDLYYAPFAAFSVHVDDETPSCAGGVPSGVLVQNVHATDAASIQLNGVRLQFDGALFLTQRGTGEAARLVVNVIAGEADLMPVEGEAVPVEAAQFVELYTDEDGIVQVSDPAAYDYETLVVLPLSVLPQSMYVAVELTQYITPAPSEDRSPIADMLATDPCRITTGPGGANLRYGPGRDYAIRGVMQMRESADVQGRAVGTDGASWWQIAPYIWISASTTVTGGDCVSVPMAAVPAAPQPTATPE; encoded by the coding sequence ATGCGGTTGAAGTGGTTCTTATGGATTCTGCTGATGATGACGGTGCCTGCTATGGCCCAGGAGACAACCTGTCTGTTGACCCAACAAGCGACAATCGCGGAGGCAGGCGGCTGGTGCCAGGGCCTATCGACAGGTGAAATGTGCTATGGCGATGGTGGCTTGCAAGTGCTTGATATAGATGGCACGGCGTTACCTGCCGGGGCAGCGGGCGATCGACTGCGATTGTCGGAGCTTTCGCTGGTGAGCAGCCAGATTCGCGAAACAGCATGGGGTATGGCCCTGTTACAAACGCAGGCACTCGGCGCGACGAGCGGTAGCCCTCAGATGCTGGCCTTTGCTATCTTAGGGGCCGCCACTCTGACGAATGATGCGCCGGAGCAGGTTGCTTATCTATATGCGCCGATTACCCCAGAGCAAGGGGCAAATCTGCGCAGTGGCCCTGGCGAGCAGTACCGTCAGCTTGGGGCGATTGCCCAGAATGAGAGCGTTCTGCTGACTGGGCGCAGTGCTGATGGGCTGTGGCTGAGGATGCAGCGGGCCAATGGCTCTGCCGGGTGGCTTGTCACCAGCGCGGTCCTGGCCGATACGAGTGAATTGCCTACTGTGACTGTGGATGATATGGCGCCAGATTTGTACTATGCGCCGTTTGCCGCTTTTTCTGTGCATGTTGATGATGAAACCCCTTCTTGTGCGGGCGGTGTGCCTTCTGGCGTCCTGGTACAGAACGTTCATGCGACGGATGCGGCCAGTATTCAGCTTAATGGCGTTCGCCTGCAATTCGATGGGGCCTTGTTCCTGACGCAGAGAGGGACCGGCGAAGCCGCCCGGCTGGTAGTGAATGTCATTGCTGGTGAGGCGGATTTGATGCCTGTAGAGGGTGAAGCTGTTCCTGTTGAAGCGGCTCAATTTGTTGAGTTGTATACGGATGAAGACGGCATTGTGCAGGTGAGTGACCCGGCAGCATACGATTATGAAACGCTTGTGGTGCTGCCGTTATCCGTGTTGCCACAGTCGATGTACGTTGCTGTTGAATTGACGCAGTATATCACGCCCGCTCCATCAGAAGACCGCAGCCCGATTGCAGACATGCTGGCGACAGACCCATGCCGCATTACGACCGGGCCGGGTGGAGCTAATTTGCGTTATGGTCCAGGCCGGGATTATGCCATTCGGGGTGTGATGCAAATGCGAGAAAGTGCTGATGTACAGGGGCGCGCTGTAGGTACGGATGGTGCTAGCTGGTGGCAGATCGCGCCTTACATCTGGATTAGCGCTTCTACCACTGTCACAGGCGGTGATTGCGTCTCAGTGCCGATGGCCGCGGTCCCGGCGGCACCACAGCCAACAGCTACGCCAGAATAA
- the mce gene encoding methylmalonyl-CoA epimerase: MKMNHIAVVVPDVEEALGFWRDALGLPFGGVEEVPDEAVQVGFLSLGDAHIELMAPTTADSGVARFLEKRGPGMHHICLEVDDIDAAIEELAAKGVQLIYEVPRTRENGTRYTFVHPKSTGGVMVELYENPERG; this comes from the coding sequence ATGAAAATGAACCATATTGCGGTGGTGGTGCCGGATGTTGAAGAAGCACTCGGCTTCTGGCGAGATGCCCTGGGGTTGCCGTTTGGTGGCGTCGAAGAGGTTCCCGATGAGGCTGTGCAGGTGGGCTTTTTGTCATTGGGGGATGCACATATTGAGTTAATGGCTCCGACGACAGCGGATAGTGGTGTGGCGCGCTTTCTCGAAAAGCGTGGGCCGGGAATGCATCATATCTGCCTTGAAGTAGACGATATTGACGCGGCAATAGAGGAACTGGCAGCTAAAGGGGTGCAGCTCATCTATGAAGTGCCGCGCACCCGTGAGAATGGTACACGCTACACATTCGTACACCCAAAGAGCACAGGCGGCGTTATGGTTGAACTGTACGAGAATCCAGAGCGTGGGTGA
- a CDS encoding NUDIX hydrolase, producing MQTWKTLKRRPILKYSKYLTVEEHDVELPDGQRIKDWPWLVTPDFINVVIVDEQGLFVLFRQVKYAVEGTSLAPVGGYIEPGEDPLLAAKREVLEETGYEAPNWVSLGQYAVDGNRGAGTAYAYLATGAKQVAQPDADDLEEQEFLLMSRDDVRTALLTGEFKVIPWSNVLALALLQLQTTENRT from the coding sequence ATGCAAACCTGGAAAACGCTCAAACGTCGCCCTATTCTGAAGTACAGCAAATACCTGACTGTTGAAGAACATGATGTCGAACTGCCGGATGGTCAGCGTATCAAAGATTGGCCGTGGCTGGTGACGCCGGATTTTATCAATGTGGTGATTGTGGATGAGCAGGGGTTATTTGTGCTCTTCCGTCAGGTGAAATATGCTGTTGAAGGCACTTCCTTAGCACCTGTAGGCGGCTATATTGAGCCGGGTGAAGATCCATTGTTGGCGGCCAAGCGCGAAGTCCTGGAAGAAACAGGCTATGAGGCCCCCAATTGGGTTTCTCTTGGGCAGTATGCTGTGGATGGTAACCGGGGCGCTGGAACGGCCTATGCTTACCTGGCGACAGGCGCTAAGCAGGTGGCCCAGCCAGATGCCGATGACCTGGAAGAACAGGAATTCCTCCTCATGAGCCGTGACGATGTGCGCACAGCCTTGCTGACGGGGGAGTTCAAGGTGATTCCCTGGTCGAATGTATTGGCATTGGCGCTGCTACAATTGCAGACCACTGAAAATAGAACCTGA
- a CDS encoding zinc-binding dehydrogenase, whose amino-acid sequence MKGAVLTAHGDLDVIQYVDNLPVPEPGPGEVRVQIKAAALNRLDLFVRRGWKGLELDFPHPIGSDGAGIVDQVGPGVTGYEIGDPVSINPSLYPDEPVENAYENQARGFKIMGEHAPGFAREYMVVPARNLHKMPANFDYKEAAAAGLVGVTAWHSLITRGGLQAGETVLIVGAGGGVNSMSTQIAKLAGAFVYVVGSDEEKCQLARDLGADVVINREEEPEWSKVLYKMTNKRGVDVVVDNVGAATLNDSIRSTGSGGRVLIVGGTTGYKVEINVAQLFGRHVSLIGSTMGTQRDYNQVMDLLFAGKLKAVIGKEFTLQEARQAQEALENFDIFGKVVLNVDA is encoded by the coding sequence ATGAAAGGTGCTGTCCTGACAGCGCATGGTGATCTAGACGTCATCCAGTATGTCGATAATTTGCCCGTCCCAGAACCAGGGCCGGGAGAAGTACGCGTCCAGATCAAAGCAGCGGCCCTTAACCGGTTAGATTTATTCGTACGGCGTGGTTGGAAAGGCCTCGAACTCGACTTCCCCCACCCGATTGGCAGCGATGGCGCGGGTATCGTCGACCAGGTTGGCCCAGGCGTCACGGGGTATGAAATTGGCGATCCCGTCAGTATCAATCCATCGCTTTACCCGGATGAGCCTGTTGAAAACGCGTACGAGAACCAGGCGCGCGGCTTTAAGATCATGGGGGAACATGCACCGGGCTTCGCACGAGAATATATGGTCGTGCCAGCGCGCAATCTGCATAAAATGCCCGCGAACTTTGATTACAAAGAAGCCGCTGCCGCCGGATTGGTCGGCGTCACAGCATGGCACTCCCTGATTACGCGCGGCGGCTTACAAGCAGGTGAAACTGTGTTGATCGTCGGCGCTGGTGGTGGTGTTAACAGTATGAGCACCCAGATCGCCAAATTGGCGGGGGCTTTCGTTTATGTCGTGGGCAGCGATGAAGAAAAATGCCAGCTCGCCCGTGACCTGGGCGCGGATGTCGTCATCAATCGTGAAGAAGAGCCGGAATGGTCAAAAGTGCTCTATAAAATGACCAACAAACGCGGTGTTGATGTCGTCGTGGATAATGTGGGCGCGGCCACACTCAACGATAGTATCCGCAGCACCGGATCTGGTGGGCGTGTGTTGATCGTTGGCGGCACCACGGGCTATAAAGTCGAGATCAACGTCGCACAGCTTTTCGGGCGGCATGTCAGCCTGATTGGCAGTACGATGGGCACCCAGCGCGATTACAACCAGGTCATGGACCTGTTGTTCGCTGGCAAGCTCAAAGCCGTCATCGGCAAAGAATTCACGCTGCAAGAAGCGCGCCAAGCCCAGGAAGCGTTAGAAAACTTCGACATCTTCGGCAAAGTCGTCTTGAATGTTGATGCGTGA